The nucleotide sequence GCGTGCGGGTCATCGTCGGGGCGGGTGCGGGCACGGGGTTCTCCAGCGGTGGTCGTCATCAGTCGTTAGCACAACTCATTACCGTGGCTAACTATTCCACCGTCCTGCGACGAGCGGGGCCGCAGCCGCACAGGAGCCCGTCGCACGCCGAGGCGCCCGCCCCGCGGTGTGCGGGACGGGCGCCTCGGGTGCCTCGGCTGCCGTGGGGCCTCAGCGGTTGGTGACGACCTCGGTGATCGGCTCGATGAAGAAGTAGACGACGAAGAGCAGCGCCGTGACCCACATCATCGGGTGGACCTGGCGGACCTTGCCGCGCACGATCTTGATGAGGACGTAGACGACGAAGCCCGCGCCGATGCCCGCCGTGATCGAGTAGGTGAACGGCATGAGGATGATCGTGAGGAACGCCGGGATGGCGATCTCGACGTCGTCCCAGGCGATCTCCTTGACCTGCTGCATCATGAGGAAGCCGACGAGGACGAGCGCCGGGACGGCCGCCTCGTTGGGGATGATCTTGACGAGCGGGGCGAAGACCACCGCGACGAGGAACAGCACGCCGGTGACGACGGACGCGAGGCCGGTGCGCGCGCCCTCGCCGACGCCGGACGCCGACTCGATGTACGAGGTGTTCGACGAGACGCCCGCCGCGCCGCCCGCGGCGGCGGCGACGGAGTCGACGACGAGGATGCGCTGGGTGTTCGGGGGGTTGCCCTCCTCGTCGAGCAGGCCGGCCTCGGCACCGATGGCCGTCATCGTGCCCATCGTGTCGAAGAAGTCGGCGAGCAGGAGGGTGAAGACGAGGAGCACGGCGGCGACGACGCCGACGCGGTCGAAGGAGCCGAGGAGGTTGAACTCGCCGAGCGTCCCGAAGTTGATGGCGTCGACCTGGTCGGGCCACGCGGGGACGTTGAGGTTCCAGCCGAGCGGGTTGATCTTGTTCGTGCCGTCGGCGTTCTGGCCGACCACGGTCGGGCCGACCTTGGCGATCGCCTCGACGACGAAGGCGACGAGGGTCATCGCGATGATCGAGATGATGATCGCGCCCCGGACCTTGCGCACCCACAGGGCGACGATGAGGACGACACCGAGCGCGAAGACGAGCGTCGGCCAGCCGGCGAGCTGGCCGCCGATGCCGAGCTCGACCGGCACCGTGCCCGCGCCGGTGCGGCGCACGAAGCCCGCGTCGACGAGCCCGATGAGCGCGATGAACAGGCCGATGCCCACCGAGATCGCGGTCTTCAGCTGGGCCGGGACGGCGTGGAAGACCGCCTGCCGGAAGCCGGTCAGCACGAGGACGAGGATGACCAGGCCCTCGAGCACGACCAGGCCCATCGCGTCGGCCCACGTCATCTTGCTCGCGATGGCGTAGGCGACGAAGGCGTTGAGGCCGAGCCCGGTGGCCAGCGCGAGCGGGAAGTTCGCGACGAGCCCCATGAGGATGGTCAGCACGCCCGCGACGAGCGCCGTGCCCGCC is from Arthrobacter sp. NEB 688 and encodes:
- a CDS encoding NCS2 family permease, whose amino-acid sequence is MAETTTTADAGPTHPGYLERFFHIHQRGSTVGREVRGGVATFFTMAYIVVLNPLILGYVQDADGKFLGGGDAPNLAAIAAGTALVAGVLTILMGLVANFPLALATGLGLNAFVAYAIASKMTWADAMGLVVLEGLVILVLVLTGFRQAVFHAVPAQLKTAISVGIGLFIALIGLVDAGFVRRTGAGTVPVELGIGGQLAGWPTLVFALGVVLIVALWVRKVRGAIIISIIAMTLVAFVVEAIAKVGPTVVGQNADGTNKINPLGWNLNVPAWPDQVDAINFGTLGEFNLLGSFDRVGVVAAVLLVFTLLLADFFDTMGTMTAIGAEAGLLDEEGNPPNTQRILVVDSVAAAAGGAAGVSSNTSYIESASGVGEGARTGLASVVTGVLFLVAVVFAPLVKIIPNEAAVPALVLVGFLMMQQVKEIAWDDVEIAIPAFLTIILMPFTYSITAGIGAGFVVYVLIKIVRGKVRQVHPMMWVTALLFVVYFFIEPITEVVTNR